The Rouxiella sp. WC2420 region CGCGTGAAATAAGCGCCGTGTGCGCCACCGATATTGAGTAACATGCTGTCGTGACCTGCCACCGGAATGACCTGCATATCAGTAATAATGGGCGAACTTTGTGTACTCATCATGGTTTCCTTCTTTGTTAAATTGGCAACGTGATGCGATAACCTATTTCGATTTATATTGGCTTTATGCGTAGGACTTAAGTTCGATACGCTCGATTTTCTGGACAATAAACAGGAAGCTGACTACCGCAACCAGTGCATGGATTGCGACATAAAGCAGTGCGCCGTCAAACGAGCCTGTGGCAGCGATGATGTAACCGATGGCGATGGGAGTAATGATCCCGGAGATGTTGCCGCACATATTGAACAGACCGCCGCTCAGGCCGCTAATCTCTTTCGGCGCGGTATCGGCCAATACGGCCCAACCCAGCGCGCCAATTCCCTTACCAAAGAAGGCAGCTGCCATTACCGCGACCACAATCCATTCTGTCGATACGTAATTACAAATCACCATCGACATCGACATCAGCATGCCAAGTACAATCGGGAGTTTGCGGGCAAAGGTCAGAGAATGGGTACGCCGCATCAGATAATCAGAAATGACGCCACCGAGAATACCGCCGAGGAAGCCCATGATCGCCGGGATCGACGCCACCATCCCGGCCTTGAGGATCGACATACCTTTTTCCTGCACCAAATAGATGGGGAACCAGGTAATAAAAAAGTAAGTCAGCGCATTAATACAATATTGGCCGAGATAAATGCCGATCATCATGCGGTTTGAGAGCAGCTGTTTGATTTGCTGCATCCTCGTGCCTTTGCCAATAACCTTGCCGCCTTTATTCTCCTGGTGATCCATATTGATCAATGCACCACCTGCCTCGATGTAGTCCAGCTCGGCCTGATTAGCTTTGGGATGATCTTTAGGATCGTAAATAACCTTGAGCCAGATAAAGCTCAGGATAATTCCAAGGCCGCCCATAAAGAAGAATACGTGTGACCAGCCTACCGCCGAGGTTAGCCAGCCCATGATCGGCGCAAAGATCACCGTGGCGAAATACTGGGCGGAGTTGAAAATAGATACCGCAGTGCCGCGCTCTTGCGCCGGAAACCAGGCAGCAACGATACGACTATTACCGGGGAAGGAAGGTGATTCAGCGAGTCCGACCAAAAAGCGTAAAGCAAATAACGCGACGACAATGCCGAAGCCGTGGAAAATATCGACAAAACCTTGTAACAGCGTAAACAGCGACCAGATAAAGATGCTGTAGAAATATACTTTTTTGGAGCCGAACTTATCGAGCAACCAGCCGCCAGGAATTTGGCCGATAACATAAGCCCATGAGAAAGCAGAAAAGATATATCCCATCCCGATTGAATCGAGGCCTATATCTTTCGCCATTGCGGAACCGGCAATTGACAGCGTTGCCCGGTCACCGTAGTTGAAAGAGGTCACGATAAATAGCATCACAACAATCCAGTAGCGAGCATTGGTTCTTTTTTTTGTCATACTCTCCGCCGAGCTGATTGTAACCATGGTGTTCTCCAAAGAGAGGAAGATCGAGAAGCTCAAAACTGATTAGGAAAAATTGTAGGGTTCAGCATTGGGCTCGTACAAAACAAGGCGTCACGCTATTCATGAAAACGTCATTCTTATTAGAAAATTCATTGGAACAGGTTACCGACGGTAATCCGCTTTTCAGGCGGCAAATACCACGGATAAACATGACGATAGTCAGTATAGGAGCAAGCAACGGGTGCCTCATTAGGCAAATCAACAAGCTTAAGGCCCAAAAAAGAATTAGATTGTTGCACCTGCACAAGGCGATGCGAATTAGCTCACGAATTGATTACAGGCCGTAAAAGCCTCGTCACTCACCGCGAAAAAAGGGATTGTGCGATTAGTCTATTTAGCGATCGTCATCAAGTTGCAAGGCGACATATAACAAAAGGCGATCGTCGAAATTACCCAAATCCAGACCGGTTAATTCAGAGATCCGATTAAGACGATATTCAAGCGTATTGCGATGGATATATAACGCCTTCGACGTGGCAGTCGGTTGCACGTTGTGGCTAAACCAGGCGCTCAGGGTGCGCCTCAATAATCCGTTACCGTCAGTGGCTTTCAAACGCGCCAGCGGACGCACCAGCTCATCGGCCTGCCATCCCCCGCGTAAACTGTCGAGCAGCACTGGCAAGATCAAATCCTGATAAAAATAGCAACGCTGATCCGGCATACGCTGTTTGCCTACTGACATGGTAGTTTTAGCGGTGCGATACGAACGGGCGATACTCCCAGGGCCGGTAAAGAAGTTGCCCAGCGACAGACGGACTCGCAGTCGACCGCTCTCGGTCATTCTGGAGAGCAGGTGATCGACCCGCTGGCGGTGTGACTCCGGGTCCCAACGGTCGTAACTGTTCAGCGCCGGTTTCAGTACCACCATTTCGGTCAGCGACACAATGGCGATGAGATTGTCGCGCTCGGGCGTGGTCAACAGTTGCTGCAACTGCTGCAGCTCAGCCATGGCGGTATCGACGCCAAGCTGGCCGCTGTCCACTTCGACAACCGCTACAACGCGCGGCTTGTTGACATCAATGCCCAAACGCTGTGCCCACTCCATCAGCGCCGGAGTCAACTCATCCATGCGGATCAGATTGAGGACCAGCTCCTCTCGCAGGCGGCTGTCCTGGGCCAGCATATGCAGTAAACGCGCCTGTTCAAGCATCATTTCCGCCGTCATGCACACGAGCTCGCCGTATTGCCGCAGCTGGGCTGGATTGCCAGTCAGGCCAATTACACCGACTATCTCCCCGTCAATGCGCAGCGGCAGGTTGATACCTGGACGAACGCCGTGCAGATGGCGCGCCACGCCCTCATCAATATCCACCACCCGTTGCTGGGAAATACTCAACAAAGCACCTTCATGCAACTCACCTAGCCGTTGATCGTCGCCGCTGCCAATAATTTTCCCACGGGAATCCATCACATTAATATTGCTATCAATGATTTGCATGGTACGGGCAACGATAGTCTGTGCCAGCTTTGCATCCAGGTGATATACCGCCATAAGTCGCTGCTCTTTTTAATTAGATTGTTTTAAACAGAATAGACATGGTGGAAAGGTCATACATTGTGCAAACGCCCAAAGCTGAAAAAATCAGCTCAGAGTTGGGAGTACCATCACAGTTTGAACGGTCTTAGTTAGGCGAATGCCCATACCGGAATGAGGAAAGGCAGACCGAAGTCTGCCTTGGATACTTGAGTTGATGTCTTACGAGGCGATTATTGGGCCAGCAGGTAAATCTGTGTATCACCGCGCTGAATATCCAGCGCCAGCACGCCCGGCTTGGTATCCAGAATTTTGCGCAGGTCGCCAAGGTTATTGACCGGCTGCTGGTTAACGCCGTGGATGATGTCGCCTTTCTTCAGACCCACGCGCGCGGCGGCGGTGCCTGGTTTAACGGTATCAACTTTAACGCCTTTCTGGCCGCCAACATCGCTGTTGCTGAGTTCAGCCCCTTCAATACCGGTGTAAACCGTAGCGGAAGCGGTCTGCGATGGCTGAGTGCTCTGCTGCAGAGTCACGTCAACATTCAACGGCTTGCCGTCACGCAGGATGCCGATGGAGATTTTGGTACCAATCGCCATAGTCCCCACGTCTGCACGGAAGGAGGCGAAGCTGCTGATAGGTTTACCGTTCATGCTGACAATCACGTCGCCCGCTTTCAGGCCCGCTTTCTCGGCAGCAGACTTCGGCAATACCTGGCTGATGAATGCGCCGCGCTGAGCATCGACCTTCATCGCTTTAGCCAGCTCGGAATTCAGCTCGGTACCCATGATGCCCAGCTCACCGCGTTTCACCTGACCGTACTCGATCATCTGTTTAGACAGGTTTTGCACCATGTTGCTCGGGATTGCAAAACCGATACCGATGTTGCCGCCGTCCGGGGCCAGAATCGCCGTGTTCAGGCCAATCAGTTCACCGTTGAGGTTAACCAGCGCACCGCCGGAGTTACCACGGTTAATTGCCGCATCGGTCTGGATGAAGTTTTCATAATTTTCAATGTTCAGACCGCTTCGGCCCAGCGCAGACACGATGCCCGAGGTGGCGGTTTGGCCCAGACCGTATGGGTTACCGATAGCCACAGTGTAGTCACCGACGCGCAGCTGCTCTGAATCGGCAAACTTGATTGCGGTCAGATTTTTAGCGTCGAGAAGCTGGATCACTGCGATATCGGACTGTGGATCTTTGCCGATAACTTTAGCGGTAAAACGACGTCCATCGTTAAGCTGTACAGTAATCTTGTTGGCATTTTCAACGACGTGATTGTTGGTGACAACATAGCCTTTCGCAGCATCAATAATGACGCCTGAACCCAGCGCCTGGAAAGCCTGTTTGGCTGGAGCCTGTTGCTGCTGGCCGTCATCGTCACCGTCGTCACCGCCCTGCCCACCTTGTTGGCAGACCGGGGAATTTTGGAATGGGGAACCATCCTGGCAAAGCGGTGAGTTTTCACCGAAGAACTGCTGGAACTGTTGACCCATGCGAGGCGTTTTAACCGGTGCACTACCGTCTATGTTAATACTTACCACCGAAGGCATAACTTTTTCCAGCATCGGCGCCAGGCTTGGCACTTGCGTGTTGCTTGAAGAAGCAGTCTCTGCAGCCAATGCCGATGAAACAGGCGCAACAGCCATACCAACACTTAACGCCAGGGCGCTCAAGAATAGAGTAGTTTTTTTCATCAGAAGAAATCTCTTTAAATTATGTGGTGGCGACAAGTTTTGCCACCTTGCCAGGTAGTCGTAAATTGAGATTTTATTAATAACCCGAAGTTCATCTCCGTCGAATTCACAATAGTAAAAAAGTATTGTCGACATTTACAAAAGCATACTTTTTAATCAGCAGTTTGGGCAATTATTTCACTTAAATTCCGAGCTTTATCACCCGATTATTCGGCAGCCATCAGCCTGCGATATTCGTCGTAAGCATAAAGATCGGTCATACCGCTGATATAATCCTGAATCATTCGCGCGCGGTAATAATATTCACTCACCTGCTTTTCATCTTCGCTGCAATTCTGCAATTTGGCTATCGCTTCGCTGTACGCTAAACGATGCTTGGAAGAGAGTTTATGAAACAGCCTAGTTTCAATAAGATAGCTGCGATGATCGTCTTGCTCAACTAAATGTGTAAATTCGGTCAACGGCATATCCAGCAGCGGGCTATAAATATCCAATAGCCCGCTAATGACTCGATATCCCTGGAGTTCCAACTCCTCCACTTCATAGTGGTTGAAAACATGTTTACGCGCCACGCTTTTATATATTTCCAGCAGGCGATTAGGCTGGCTGTCGTCCTCGAGTAATGCCTGATTGAAGATTCCTGAATATATTGACGATAAATTACTTATAAATCGTTTAGCCGCGTGCGGTACCAGCTGTTTCACCGTTTGTACCCGCAGCTCCATAAAGAAGTAATCTACCGGATTGCGGAACGTTTTGGCGCGATCCATTTTTTGATAAGCAGTCTCGACCACGCTTTCAAAAAGATCGTTTGGCTGGCTCTTTCCCCACTGATATTTAAGGTGCTTATAGAGCTGCTCGACGGTAAAAATGTTTTTTTCCACCGCGTCTTCAAGATCGGCAATACAGTAGGAAATATCATCCGCCGCTTCCATGATGTAAGTCAGTGGAAAACGACTGAATTCACCCAGCTGCAACTCATCGCGCATCCGGCAAATAAACGGCTCTTCCGAAAGGTAAAATCCCGGTTTTTTCATAAGATAATCAAAGGATTCTGGCAAAGAATCAAACCAATAGGCTGGCCTTGTATATTTCAGGATACAGGCGGTCTGACTGAAGGTAAGGTTAAGTTTTAACAGGGTAAAGACCAGTCGGATAGCCTGCGCGTTGCCGTCGAAATGGCACAGATCGTAGCGGACTTTTTTGCGCAGCTGGTTTAATTCCTGGTTCTGCGAATCGAGACGCAGAAAATCCAGGCTACAGTTTTCAAATGCCGAACTGCCGCTTTTAAGGCTGGCGATATCCATCCGTTTTGCAAACCAGTTGTTTATTGCCGATTCGCCAAAATGGCCAAACGGCGGGTTGCCGATATCGTGCATCAGGCAGGCCATTTCCACAACACTTTCAAAGGGTTCGGTTGATTCACTCAGGCCGAAATTCTCCAGCCCGCCGTCTTTTCGCAGGCGATGCAAGACCTCTTTGGCAATATGACGCCCCACCTGCTGGACCTCCATGGAATGCGTCAGGCGACTGCGCACCGCCGCGTTTTTTTCCAGTGGAAAGACCTGCGTTTTTTGCTGCAGGCGGCGGATGGCAGCAGAATTGATGATCCGCCCGCGATCGCTTTCAAACTGACGGATGATATCGTATTCGTCGGCTGCTGCGAGCGTTGGACTAAAGGGACGTTGGAAGTTGAATTTCGTTTTAAAATCGATCCCAGACATGATTCCCTACCTTATCAGTCACTTCATCCATTGCGATTGCCCTCGAGCGCTGGCAGCAAACGCATTATTTCTTGCCTTTAGCCATGATAGACTATGCCGCATTGATCGAGGTCGTGTCCAACATGCCCTGCATCGAAATGATGAAGGGAACATTTTTATCTGCTGCGAGTATTCATTATGAAAGTAGGCATTATTGGCGCCATGGAACAAGAAGTTACCCTGCTGCGCGACAAAATCGAAAACCGTCAAACCATTCAGCGTGCTGGCTGTGAAATCTACACCGGCCAGCTGCACGGCGTTGACGTCGCGCTGCTGAAATCCGGCATTGGTAAAGTCTCGGCTGCCATGGGCACGACCCTGCTGCTGGAACACTGCAAACCTGACGTGGTTATCAACACAGGTTCCGCCGGTGGTCTGGCCAAGACCTTGAAAGTAGGCGATATCGTGGTTTCCGAAGAAGTACGTTATCACGACGCCGATGTCACCGCTTTTGGCTATGAGCCGGGCCAGATGGCAGGTTGCCCGCCTTCTTTCGTTGCCGACGCAGCACTTATCAAGCTGGCTGAGAGCTGTATCACCGGGCTGAATCTGAATGCCGTTCGCGGTCTGATTTGCAGCGGCGATGCCTTTATCAACGGTGCTGAACCTCTTGCTCGCATTCGCAATACCTTCCCAAGCGTAGCTGCTGTAGAGATGGAAGCAGCCGCAGTGGGTCACGTTTGCCACCTGTTCGGTACGCCATTTGTTGTGGTGCGCGCGATTTCCGACGTCGCAGACACTGAATCACACCTGAGCTTTGAAGAGTTCCTGGTGGTTGCCGCCGAGCAGTCAACTCTGATGGTTGATGCAATGCTGAAATCACTGGCTGCCAATCCGCTGCGTTAATCGGCGGTAGATGCGTCACATAACATAAAGGCTGCTCACCTTGCGCAAACTGCTACTGTTAATCGCTCTGTGGCTGCCTTTGGCGGCGCAGGCGCAGGTTGCCGAAAGGGTGATTAGCCTGGCTCCCAACCTGACCGAGCTGGCTTATGCGGCGGGTCTGGGTGATAAGCTGGTGGCAGTTAGCGCTTACTCAGACTACCCTCCGCAGGCTTTGAGTCTCGAGCAGGTGGCTAATTGGCAGGGGATTAACGTCGAACGGATTTTGGCGTTGAAACCCGATCTGCTGCTAGCGTGGCGCGGGGGAAATCCGCAGCGCCCGCTGGAACAACTGGCCTCGTTTGGCATCCCTATCGTTTATCTGGATCCTGAAAGCGTGGAGCAGGTTGCCGATGCTCTAGATCAATTAGCAGCGTACAGCGCTTCACCAAAAACAGGCCATGACGCGGCGCAACAAATCAGACAACAGCTCGCTGAACTGCGCGCTAACCATCCTAAGAAAACCGCCGTGCCGGTGTTTATACAATTCTCAACCCAGCCACTGTTTACCTCTTCCGGTAAAACCTTGCAGAGTCAGATAGCCAGCCTGTGCGGCGCCGAGAATATTTTTGCCGCTAGTCCGGCGCCCTGGCCGCAGGTGAGCCGCGAGCAGGTGTTAAGCCGACAACCGAAGGCGATCATTTTTCCCGGTAATGAAAAGCAGCAGGCGGATATCCGCACCTTCT contains the following coding sequences:
- a CDS encoding MFS transporter; translation: MVTISSAESMTKKRTNARYWIVVMLFIVTSFNYGDRATLSIAGSAMAKDIGLDSIGMGYIFSAFSWAYVIGQIPGGWLLDKFGSKKVYFYSIFIWSLFTLLQGFVDIFHGFGIVVALFALRFLVGLAESPSFPGNSRIVAAWFPAQERGTAVSIFNSAQYFATVIFAPIMGWLTSAVGWSHVFFFMGGLGIILSFIWLKVIYDPKDHPKANQAELDYIEAGGALINMDHQENKGGKVIGKGTRMQQIKQLLSNRMMIGIYLGQYCINALTYFFITWFPIYLVQEKGMSILKAGMVASIPAIMGFLGGILGGVISDYLMRRTHSLTFARKLPIVLGMLMSMSMVICNYVSTEWIVVAVMAAAFFGKGIGALGWAVLADTAPKEISGLSGGLFNMCGNISGIITPIAIGYIIAATGSFDGALLYVAIHALVAVVSFLFIVQKIERIELKSYA
- a CDS encoding CdaR family transcriptional regulator; translated protein: MAVYHLDAKLAQTIVARTMQIIDSNINVMDSRGKIIGSGDDQRLGELHEGALLSISQQRVVDIDEGVARHLHGVRPGINLPLRIDGEIVGVIGLTGNPAQLRQYGELVCMTAEMMLEQARLLHMLAQDSRLREELVLNLIRMDELTPALMEWAQRLGIDVNKPRVVAVVEVDSGQLGVDTAMAELQQLQQLLTTPERDNLIAIVSLTEMVVLKPALNSYDRWDPESHRQRVDHLLSRMTESGRLRVRLSLGNFFTGPGSIARSYRTAKTTMSVGKQRMPDQRCYFYQDLILPVLLDSLRGGWQADELVRPLARLKATDGNGLLRRTLSAWFSHNVQPTATSKALYIHRNTLEYRLNRISELTGLDLGNFDDRLLLYVALQLDDDR
- the degP gene encoding serine endoprotease DegP, with amino-acid sequence MKKTTLFLSALALSVGMAVAPVSSALAAETASSSNTQVPSLAPMLEKVMPSVVSINIDGSAPVKTPRMGQQFQQFFGENSPLCQDGSPFQNSPVCQQGGQGGDDGDDDGQQQQAPAKQAFQALGSGVIIDAAKGYVVTNNHVVENANKITVQLNDGRRFTAKVIGKDPQSDIAVIQLLDAKNLTAIKFADSEQLRVGDYTVAIGNPYGLGQTATSGIVSALGRSGLNIENYENFIQTDAAINRGNSGGALVNLNGELIGLNTAILAPDGGNIGIGFAIPSNMVQNLSKQMIEYGQVKRGELGIMGTELNSELAKAMKVDAQRGAFISQVLPKSAAEKAGLKAGDVIVSMNGKPISSFASFRADVGTMAIGTKISIGILRDGKPLNVDVTLQQSTQPSQTASATVYTGIEGAELSNSDVGGQKGVKVDTVKPGTAAARVGLKKGDIIHGVNQQPVNNLGDLRKILDTKPGVLALDIQRGDTQIYLLAQ
- the dgt gene encoding dGTPase; this encodes MSGIDFKTKFNFQRPFSPTLAAADEYDIIRQFESDRGRIINSAAIRRLQQKTQVFPLEKNAAVRSRLTHSMEVQQVGRHIAKEVLHRLRKDGGLENFGLSESTEPFESVVEMACLMHDIGNPPFGHFGESAINNWFAKRMDIASLKSGSSAFENCSLDFLRLDSQNQELNQLRKKVRYDLCHFDGNAQAIRLVFTLLKLNLTFSQTACILKYTRPAYWFDSLPESFDYLMKKPGFYLSEEPFICRMRDELQLGEFSRFPLTYIMEAADDISYCIADLEDAVEKNIFTVEQLYKHLKYQWGKSQPNDLFESVVETAYQKMDRAKTFRNPVDYFFMELRVQTVKQLVPHAAKRFISNLSSIYSGIFNQALLEDDSQPNRLLEIYKSVARKHVFNHYEVEELELQGYRVISGLLDIYSPLLDMPLTEFTHLVEQDDHRSYLIETRLFHKLSSKHRLAYSEAIAKLQNCSEDEKQVSEYYYRARMIQDYISGMTDLYAYDEYRRLMAAE
- the mtnN gene encoding 5'-methylthioadenosine/S-adenosylhomocysteine nucleosidase, whose translation is MKVGIIGAMEQEVTLLRDKIENRQTIQRAGCEIYTGQLHGVDVALLKSGIGKVSAAMGTTLLLEHCKPDVVINTGSAGGLAKTLKVGDIVVSEEVRYHDADVTAFGYEPGQMAGCPPSFVADAALIKLAESCITGLNLNAVRGLICSGDAFINGAEPLARIRNTFPSVAAVEMEAAAVGHVCHLFGTPFVVVRAISDVADTESHLSFEEFLVVAAEQSTLMVDAMLKSLAANPLR
- the btuF gene encoding vitamin B12 ABC transporter substrate-binding protein BtuF, whose amino-acid sequence is MRKLLLLIALWLPLAAQAQVAERVISLAPNLTELAYAAGLGDKLVAVSAYSDYPPQALSLEQVANWQGINVERILALKPDLLLAWRGGNPQRPLEQLASFGIPIVYLDPESVEQVADALDQLAAYSASPKTGHDAAQQIRQQLAELRANHPKKTAVPVFIQFSTQPLFTSSGKTLQSQIASLCGAENIFAASPAPWPQVSREQVLSRQPKAIIFPGNEKQQADIRTFWQGQLDVPMLAVNADWFNRAGPRVMLAAQQLCAEIDALKRQ